The following nucleotide sequence is from Calidithermus timidus DSM 17022.
AGCCGAGTCTACGCCGGGCGCTCGAGCCCGCGCAAGGGCTCGAGCGGGGGGTGTTGAAAGCGCTCCGTACACTGGAGCAACGCGCCTATGGTCGCCCGCTCATCAAGGGGAGGCATGTGGAGCTGCGTCCCGCCCCAGTGCACGATCCTTGGTTGGGCACGCATAATACCCTTTCATGCTGAGGCCTTCGCCCTAGGCCGCCAGTGGAAGAGGATGTGCCGCCATGTCCGCCCTCCGGTGCCGGGGCCTTGGGGTGCGCAGGGAAAAGCCCATAGATCTCAGTTTTCGACGCTTGGTGCCGCAAGGCAGAACCCCCGGTTACGGGAGTACTCCCAAGAATCCCACGGCTTCAACCGTGTGGGGTGTCAAAAGTTGTGATAAGAGTCTGGAGTCCGACGCAACCAACCACGATGGGTGCGCTAGAATCAGAGAGTGAAGCTATTCGACCAGGAGGAGTACGCCCGCTGGTGGGGCCAGGCCAAGCACCCCCTGGCCTCGGCCCGGCGCGACGCCCAAGCGGGCGACTTCGACTGGGCCAGCTTCAAGGCCCAGCAAGCAGGCGAGTACGCCCTCAAGGGCTTATTGCGGGGGTTGGGGCAACCTGCTTACGGCCATGCCCTGCTGCGGCTGCTAGAGGCATTGGCCGGGGCAGGAGTGGAAGCGCCCGAGGCCCTCTGGGAGGCCGCGCGGGAACTCGACCCGCACTACATCCCGGCCCGCTACCCGGATGCTTTTCCGTCGGGGAGCCCATTTCAGTTTTACTCGCGCAAGCGGGCCGAGGCCGCCCTGGAAGCAGCCCAAAGCGTGCTGGAATGGGTAGAGGAGGTGCGAGGCTGTGCTTGAAACTGCCCTGGCCTGGCGAGAAGTCGAACGCGATGCCCTACTCGAGCAGGCCCGCCGCTTTGCCCGGCAAGTGCGCGAGCGGCTGGGTGAGGCCCGGATCTGGGTGTATGGCTCGGTGGCGCGGGGGGATTTCAACCTGGAAAGCGATGTGGACCTGCTGGTGGTTTCGCCTCACCTGCCCCCCGATCCCCTCGAGCGTCAGCGCTTTCTGACCGGCCTGGCCTGGGGGCGGCTCGAGGCCCGGGGATTATTGCCTGACGAACTCGCTCATCTCCAGGCCAAGGGGGCGCTGGCTTTTTTGGAAGAGGGGCTCGAGGTCTAGGAAGCCGGCATCGCCCGCAGCGCCATGCCCTTGATGCGCAAGGCCCGCAGGTTGCCCGCCTTCACGTTGGGCCGCACCACCACGTTCGACACGATCCCTACCCCGGCCCCCTCGGGTGACTTCGTGGTTGTCGGTGTAGAAGACCGGGTTAACTCAAAACTTGCACCTATTCATACCGGATTCAAAAAGATACTCTTCAAAACCAAAAACCCAGGGGCTATCTTTTTGAATCCTAGAGCACTCCCTTCGGTCGGGTTAGTTCGTCACCATTCGGTGACGAACTAACCGAATCTGGTATCACTCAGCCCAGGATATATGCACCAGGGGACTTGAAGGACGAGAGGCCCGAACCGGATCTGGATGCGCTCCAGGTGGACGTGCGGCAGACCTACCACAACCTCCTCCAGCGAGAAGGAGAGCTCTACGTCCGGTTCTATCCCTACGACCAATATCCCGGGGTCGTCGTCGAGAAAGTGGACCACATGGGCTATCGGAGCGCGATGGAAATTTCCCCGGATGTGGTGAGCATCGTGCAAACCTGGGGCAGCGATACCTACTGGGATCGTTGGTGGGCCGACAAGGAAGCAATTTACTACGGCGGCACCGTCGATAACGGGGAGTACCGGGTCATGCCCGACTGGGTGGCCGAATTCCCGCCCCACAGCCCGGAGCGGATCGAGGCCTTGGCAGAACGGCTTGGGGAACGCCTACATTCCTTCCTCGCGGAGGTCAATGAAAAGGAAGCCAAGACTTACGACCTTAAAGCTACCGTACTGGCCCTTTTGGAAGAGGGCTACCGGCCAAACCCCGTCTTTTACACTTACGAGGGCAATCCTTGCGCCGAAGTGGTTTTCCAAAAGGAGGGCGATTCGAAGACCCTTTCAATAGGCCCCCTGCAAAGAGTTGAGACGCTTGAGGGGGGGGAGTTCTGTTACGAACCACCCACCTGGCTCAAGAAAGCCTCTTTGGAGGTGGAACGCGAGTTATGAGAAGGGCAGGCGTGACCCTGGTAGAGCTGCTGTTGGCAATCGCTGTGGCCAGCCTGTTGGTGGCCGGAGCGGTGCGGCTGATGACGGTCTCCTCCGATCAGCAGCAAGCGGTGCTGCAGGGCGCCGACTTGCAGGCCGAGCTGCGCCGGGCCAACAGTACCGTGCAGCAGGTGCTGGCCGAGCGCCCCTTCCTGTTGCCGTTGCGGGGGGCTCCGGCGGGCTTCGAGTTCCTCCAGGGCCTGCCCGAGAGCCGCTTCCAGGTGCTGGGAGTGAGCGCCACCGGTCTCAGCGTGCGCTTTCTCAACCCCTCCTACGACCCCCGGGCCCTGCGTCGGGTGGTGGTGGTGGACACGGGGGGCAACGGCTACGTCTACACCCTCTCCCGGGTGACCGCCCTGGACGCCGCCACCGGCCTGTACAGTCTGGAGGGTACGGCCTGCGCCGTGCCGGGCGGACGGGGCCTGCGGGGGGTGGGGGCTACCCTGGCCCGGCTGGGTAGCGGGGCGGCCCTCAACACCTTTGCCGGGAGCGGCAGCCTGGGAGCCGGGCAGCTCTTCTTCCAGCAGGAGGACGGCGCTCCCGAGGCGCTGATGAGCGCGGCCGCCCCGAACCTGCGCTACGTCTACCGGGCCCCGGACGGCCAGACCCTCTACCGCGAGACCCCGCTCCTCTTCGAGCAGTCGGGGGGACAGCGCTACGACCTGGCCGGCTTGTCCCTCTCCTTTGAGCTTCGCAGCGGCCAGAACACCAAGGAGGCTCGCCGCTCCCTGGAGAGTGACCTGCTCTTCCAGGCCGATGCCGGGCTGGGCCTGCGCCGCCTGGACTGCAGCGCCGCCGGGCCCCCGCCCCTGGCCGCCGGGGACTGGCAGGTGAAGGTGATCGGCCTGGACCCGGGGGTGGAGGCCTCGGTGCCCATCGACGGCCCCGGCGGCTTCAACCGCACCCTGACCGCCGCCGCCGTCCTCTCCGGCCTGCAACAGGGGGTCTACCGCCTCTCGGCGAACGGCGTGGTGCACCCTGCCCTGCCCTTCGTGCGCTACCGCCTGACCGCTCCCCCCGAGGGCCGCAGCCTGGAGGTGGAGGTGGGCGGGGCCAACCGGCCGGTCACCACCGTGGCCTATACCCGGCTGCGGGGCCGTTTGCGGGTGCAGGTGACCAGCCAGCCGACGGGCAATCCGCCGCGCAACCTACCGCAACCGGTCACCCTCCAGGCGGAGGGCACCTTTGCCCGCTACAACCCCTCCTTGCCTGAAGGGACGCAGGTGCTCGAGGTGGAGCCGGGACGCTACACCCTCACCTGGCTCGAGCTGTCCGACCCCTCCGGCCTGGGCAAGTGGGTCCCCGACCGCGCTGCCGGCTACAGCGTGGATGTGCCCAGCGAGGGCGAGGCCGACGGAGGGGTGGTGCGCTACAGCTTCAAGCCCTACCCTTATAAGCTGCGCCTCACCCTGGAGTACCAGGGCGCCGACGTTCCTTCGGCAGAGCCTATAGTCTGCATACAGCCCAGCGATGAGATCTCAGGCTCGATCCCTCCCGAAGCCGAAATCAGGGATTGCCTGTGGAGGTGATATGCACAAAGCGCTACTGTTCTCGCTCGCCTTGACCCTGGCCTCGGGCCTGGCCCAACAACAAGAACAACTCCCGACCCGGGCCGTCCACGATAGGGGCTGGGGAACCTTCGACTACGAGTTCGCCCCCAAGTCCGACGGCAGCCCCACCGACTACACCGTCTACGCGCTGACCCGCCGCCCCCAGGTGGGGGTGGAGATGAGGCCGCTGGACCGAAATAGGAGACCGGTCAACACCGCTGTGCAATCCGTGCGGCTCGACCCCCGCCAGGTGCAGAAGGTTTGGGTAGGGTACACCAATGAGAAGGTGGCCTACCTGCGCATCGACCAAAGGGTAGATGTGACGGACGGGGCTCTATACCGCGGGGGCGTGCAGGTGCTCTACAAGCATGGGATAGACTACGGCAACCTTCTGTGGGGGACGCTTTGGGCGAGCACCTTCGGGCTGGTGAGCCTGTTCTGGTGGCCCAACACCTCGGTGACCCAGACCTACACCGAGGCCATCCCCCTCGACTCTCCTCCCATCACCTTCGAGTACAGCGGGGGTGGGGGTTGTTTTGCTTTTCAGGGCTTCTCGGGCCGATTCGCCGTCGACCCCTCCCTGATGCAACCCGGGAAGCTGTACTACATCAACACCGGGATGCTCTGCGACGGACCCGGCAACGGAATCAGGGGTTACGCCCTTGGCATGACCAACCCCGTTGCGGTGAACTACGCCATCGAGGGCGTAACCCGCTACCACGACGGAGGCGGTTTCTCCGTGGCCTCGCTGGGACGTGACGCCCAGGGGGGCCAGGCGGAGTGGTTGCTGGACCGTTTACTCATCCCCAATGGACGCACCTGGCCGCAGTCCTCTCCCTCCTACCCCGTCGAGCGCGCGTGGAGTGATTCAGTGTGTCTGGAATACAACCGCGGCGATCCGGGTGAACCCCGCGGGTGCCAGGTGAGCGTCCCACTGAGCCGGGTCTGGACCGACACCCCCCAGAACCCGATCGCCGTACCCCTGAATCCCCACCTC
It contains:
- a CDS encoding HEPN domain-containing protein produces the protein MKLFDQEEYARWWGQAKHPLASARRDAQAGDFDWASFKAQQAGEYALKGLLRGLGQPAYGHALLRLLEALAGAGVEAPEALWEAARELDPHYIPARYPDAFPSGSPFQFYSRKRAEAALEAAQSVLEWVEEVRGCA
- a CDS encoding nucleotidyltransferase domain-containing protein — protein: MLETALAWREVERDALLEQARRFARQVRERLGEARIWVYGSVARGDFNLESDVDLLVVSPHLPPDPLERQRFLTGLAWGRLEARGLLPDELAHLQAKGALAFLEEGLEV
- a CDS encoding PulJ/GspJ family protein, whose translation is MTLVELLLAIAVASLLVAGAVRLMTVSSDQQQAVLQGADLQAELRRANSTVQQVLAERPFLLPLRGAPAGFEFLQGLPESRFQVLGVSATGLSVRFLNPSYDPRALRRVVVVDTGGNGYVYTLSRVTALDAATGLYSLEGTACAVPGGRGLRGVGATLARLGSGAALNTFAGSGSLGAGQLFFQQEDGAPEALMSAAAPNLRYVYRAPDGQTLYRETPLLFEQSGGQRYDLAGLSLSFELRSGQNTKEARRSLESDLLFQADAGLGLRRLDCSAAGPPPLAAGDWQVKVIGLDPGVEASVPIDGPGGFNRTLTAAAVLSGLQQGVYRLSANGVVHPALPFVRYRLTAPPEGRSLEVEVGGANRPVTTVAYTRLRGRLRVQVTSQPTGNPPRNLPQPVTLQAEGTFARYNPSLPEGTQVLEVEPGRYTLTWLELSDPSGLGKWVPDRAAGYSVDVPSEGEADGGVVRYSFKPYPYKLRLTLEYQGADVPSAEPIVCIQPSDEISGSIPPEAEIRDCLWR